The following are from one region of the Pleurodeles waltl isolate 20211129_DDA chromosome 4_1, aPleWal1.hap1.20221129, whole genome shotgun sequence genome:
- the LOC138287421 gene encoding mas-related G-protein coupled receptor member H-like: protein MADFGNISLTTTFKPGGNDTEPANYEAALKRIYLARTLYIVTLVICIIGLVGNSIILWFLFFKMKKNNCTVYIINLAIGDAIFLFGCIIIQVVLICAIDKVEISRRDSENALVFAGVLYNIGFNTSSFVLTAISVERCMCVLLPVWYQHRQLTRQSVIVCFLLWALSCVVMGLESFVCKLDVQYPDPGSESCTGVYLFTSALYLLVVLLMVLSSLTLSIQIRKTSKECHPLRLYIVIMVTVLIFLLSVVPARVVGLLLYFNVVPEEMFLVTFANLTFICTSIYCSANPYVYICVGMWNKHCFWRSIKQALEKIFKETETSWQKQSDDS, encoded by the coding sequence ATGGCAGACTTTGGCAATATTTCTCTCACAACTACATTTAAACCAGGAGGAAACGATACAGAACCTGCCAATTACGAGGCAGCCCTGAAGAGAATCTATCTCGCACGGACACTGTACATCGTGACTTTGGTAATTTGCATCATCGGACTGGTGGGAAATAGCATCATCTTGTGGTTCCTCTTCTTCAAGATGAAAAAGAATAACTGTACTGTCTATATAATCAACCTTGCTATAGGAGATGCCATTTTCCTCTTTGGTTGCATCATCATACAGGTGGTGTTAATTTGTGCCATTGATAAAGTGGAGATATCAAGGAGAGACAGTGAAAATGCACTTGTTTTTGCTGGTGTGCTCTACAACATTGGTTTCAACACCAGCAGTTTTGTTTTGACGGCCATCAGCGTGGAGCGGTGCATGTGTGTCCTCCTCCCAGTGTGGTACCAACACCGACAACTCACAAGGCAGTCTGTCATTGTATGCTTTCTACTCTGGGCCCTATCATGTGTGGTGATGGGTCTGGAAAGCTTTGTTTGCAAGCTTGATGTTCAGTACCCTGATCCTGGGTCTGAGTCATGCACCGGTGTGTACCTGTTCACCTCCGCGTTGtacctcttggtggtcctgctcATGGTCTTGTCGAGCCTGACCCTGAGCATCCAGATACGGAAGACCTCCAAGGAATGCCACCCGCTTAGACTTTACATTGTCATTATGGTCACTGTCCTCATCTTCCTCCTGTCAGTGGTGCCTGCAAGGGTTGTGGGTCTTCTGCTATATTTTAATGTTGTGCCAGAAGAGATGTTTTTAGTGACATTTGCGAATTTGACATTCATCTGTACCTCTATATACTGCAGCGCCAACCCATATGTCTACATATGTGTCGGGATGTGGAATAAACACTGCTTTTGGCGTTCCATCAAACAGGCACTGGAGAAGATCTTTAAGGAGACAGAAACATCCTGGCAAAAGCAATCTGATGACAGCTAG